In one Kluyveromyces marxianus DMKU3-1042 DNA, complete genome, chromosome 4 genomic region, the following are encoded:
- the KIF1C gene encoding kinesin family protein, which yields MDENVQVVVRVRPIERATKFKVEKNTISTLDNPVKSYTFDHVFDESSTQNEIHSELCSRYVLHTLEGYNTCIFAYGQTGSGKTYTMRGSDTTPGIIPLVCHDLFEALSLDQSTISTVDITYFEIYNEKLIDLLGETSPRVRENNEKKTFIQGITKFRVNKVEEILHYLSAGDSKRSVASTRMNLQSSRSHAIFTLSIKQTEPDGSVRESDLKLVDLAGSERAKATIGIDDGKRMKEGANINKSLSTLGRCISHLAKNSKNITPYRDSLLTWVLKENLGGNSKTCMIACISPSDLDETMSTLRYATTAKEIKLNAKMNEIKPNDNEEMRAVMEAAATNRKELENLKAEMSNLQSEYNIKSEQWKTHEKLLERFNHINKLNDYLEDQLRNEISKVKLLQREYQISKSEIKTAYGALTGVISVLREPNPSSNKVFGLESLISDISEFVLQLDSDISSFA from the coding sequence ATGGATGAGAATGTACAAGTTGTGGTACGTGTACGACCAATTGAGCGCGCAACCAAGTTCAAAGTGGAAAAAAACACCATATCAACGTTAGATAATCCTGTGAAATCGTATACCTTTGATCATgtatttgatgaatcatCGACACAAAACGAAATCCACTCAGAACTATGCTCAAGATATGTATTACATACTCTGGAGGGATACAATACATGTATTTTTGCCTATGGTCAAACTGGTTCGGGGAAGACTTATACCATGCGTGGATCTGATACAACCCCTGGAATTATTCCACTAGTATGCCATGACTTATTCGAAGCTCTATCTCTGGATCAATCCACTATCTCTACGGTGGATATAACTTACTTCGAGATTTATAATGAGAAACTAATCGATTTACTAGGAGAAACATCTCCGCGGGTACGcgaaaataatgaaaagaagactTTTATACAAGGAATAACCAAGTTTAGGGTTAACAAAGTTGAGGAAATATTGCATTACTTGTCTGCCGGTGACTCAAAAAGATCAGTTGCTTCAACTAGAATGAATTTGCAATCTAGCCGATCTCATGCGATATTCACACTTTCTATCAAACAAACCGAACCAGACGGCTCCGTAAGAGAAAGTGATTTAAAATTAGTGGATTTGGCTGGAAGTGAAAGAGCTAAAGCTACTATTGGAATTGATGATGGAAAAAGAATGAAGGAAGGTGCTAACATCAACAAATCATTAAGTACACTCGGTAGGTGTATCTCCCATTTGGCTaagaattcaaagaatataACACCCTACAGAGACTCTTTGCTGACTTGGGTTTTAAAGGAAAATCTTGGAGGAAATTCCAAAACATGCATGATTGCATGTATTTCTCCATCAGATCTTGACGAAACCATGTCAACGTTGAGATATGCTACTACAGCTAAAGAGATAAAACTTAACGCCAAAATGAACGAAATAAAACCAAACgataatgaagaaatgagAGCTGTTATGGAAGCGGCAGCGACCAACAGAAAAGAGCTGGAAAATCTAAAAGCAGAGATGAGCAATTTGCAGTCTGAGTATAACATTAAGTCGGAACAATGGAAGACGCATGAAAAATTGCTTGAACGGTTCAATCATATCAATAAACTAAACGATTATTTAGAGGATCAGCttagaaatgaaatatcaaaagttaaacttcttcaaagagaATACCAAATATCCAAATCTGAGATAAAAACTGCATATGGGGCATTGACAGGTGTGATTTCCGTCCTTCGTGAACCTAATCCATCTAGCAACAAGGTTTTTGGGCTGGAATCACTAATATCAGATATATCAGAATTTGTACTTCAATTAGATAGTGATATTTCAAGCTTCGcatga
- the ZRG8 gene encoding Zrg8p produces the protein MRSFIKTHRRASSLDNSPNKATHESPESRRNSQGSFGTELGYPSSIVLKQSSSFEPLQKLTNNKIFTTKLFRKSASGKNLSGNNSPLLSNQEADTFVHSHANISSNSEGIPAIKGTRKHEWGDNDDMSESVILLNRTSISSMSDSNQGTPDNEIVRIKHYSPQIDQNPSFNQALNEETADLLDKDREKIKDLSRRSSIRRSQSLKKKQNRLARIHSHDDILNLRNQSSFSTDLLGSNFSPIPEKSRNGSPLPKCEMSPMRESSSEKLLSFVAKKTPELSFIIGASTEGDNVSLDNDTSEGRISFEIKPEISNFCSEDRSPPTSCSVGRDDSRIQKENPPSQHDKEEGEEQKEYAEEEEEEEEREEEDESDSSSKFSFENGNGLTGRTSSLKYYSTENTENNAPQLYVNDIYENDNFDDEMNYFDSNEDDYEDMDHLYGEDTLGLGFSEMCSLSDNEVEEKKHNDTQPDNSLPSSGSSFKDKKVQNISESTSNDQRKKKIHQPTSYADIYNITDDEGSGNEGKLPDKAPILNGEKYISEDEVNLDEEEEKEAFTKVTDATDVQSENKRRDKIKVPLKSKTVTKYADLFMLSDNERSTDSEEERFDEDYGEQPLKENSSRNKLLYSNLSPEGSMSVTPTKLRSPKRYMDVLSLNNTPYAFKTPERKTMSSPLHQPLKYHGISSALDNEVQGSMSTLYYIDEVDEDQFIENSLDSEDYYLDEINGIPEDYEFSDTESEPVQTVSPFRPLNRANFGAFRRTHSYSDKPQGVLKENTPVKYKLEIKNKTVTFFDHNAVQRSYSDPFSSLISTNSKNLDKNNEDQILDNRGLGVPVTPSNSFTKPSPNFTQNASLSPIQESTTSSDASPRPL, from the coding sequence ATGAGATCTTTCATTAAAACCCACCGGCGAGCTTCTTCACTCGATAATAGTCCGAATAAAGCTACACATGAAAGTCCCGAGAGTCGTAGGAATTCGCAAGGCTCATTCGGCACAGAACTTGGGTATCCATCAAGTATAGTACTCAAACAATCCTCGAGTTTCGAACCCCTCCAAAAGCTGACgaacaacaaaatcttCACCACAAAACTTTTTAGGAAGAGTGCTAGTGGTAAGAACTTATCCGGGAACAACTCTCCACTTCTAAGTAATCAAGAAGCAGACACATTCGTACATTCACATGCCAATATATCCTCCAATTCAGAAGGTATACCGGCCATCAAAGGAACGAGAAAGCATGAATGGGGGGACAATGATGACATGTCTGAATCTGTGATTCTTTTGAACCGGACTTCCATTTCATCTATGTCAGACAGTAACCAAGGTACTCCAGATAATGAGATTGTTAGAATAAAACATTATTCTCCTCAAATTGATCAGAATCCGTCTTTTAACCAAGCTCTGAATGAAGAAACAGCAGATTTACTTGACAAAGACCGTGAAAAAATCAAGGATTTGTCAAGACGTTCTTCGATAAGAAGGAGTCAAtccttgaaaaagaagcagaatAGGCTTGCTAGAATACATTCTCATGACGACATTTTAAACTTACGAAATCAGAGTTCCTTTAGCACCGATTTATTGGGAAGCAACTTTAGTCCCATACCTGAAAAATCTAGGAATGGCTCGCCGTTACCCAAGTGCGAAATGTCTCCTATGAGGGAATCGTCTTCTGAAAAGTTGCTGTCATTTGTGGCAAAAAAGACCCCAGAGTTATCATTTATCATAGGAGCCAGTACCGAGGGCGATAATGTTAGCCTGGACAACGACACTAGTGAAGGGAGGATTTCTTTCGAAATAAAACCTGAAATATCAAATTTCTGTAGTGAAGATAGGTCCCCTCCAACATCTTGCTCTGTAGGTAGAGATGATAGTAGGATTCAGAAAGAGAATCCACCCTCACAGCATGATAAAGAAGAGGGAGAAGAACAGAAGGAGTATGctgaagaggaagaagaagaggaagaaagagaggaagaagatgaatcaGACTCATCCTCGAAATTTTCTTTCGAAAATGGTAACGGATTGACTGGAAGGACATCGTCGCTCAAATATTATTCTACAGAGAATACAGAGAATAACGCCCCACAACTATATGTGAATGATATATACGAAAATGATAACTTTGATGACGAAATGAACTACTTTGATtcaaatgaagatgactACGAAGATATGGATCATCTCTATGGCGAAGATACTTTAGGACTAGGATTCTCAGAAATGTGTTCTTTATCCGataatgaagttgaagaaaaaaaacacaacgATACACAACCAGATAATTCTTTACCTTCTTCGGGGTCTTCTTTCAAGGACAAAAAGGTTCAAAACATATCAGAATCTACCTCCAAtgatcaaagaaagaaaaaaatccaTCAGCCAACTTCTTATgctgatatatataacataACTGATGATGAAGGCTCAGGAAATGAAGGAAAATTGCCAGACAAAGCACCGATTTTGAATGgtgaaaaatatatatctgaAGATGAGGTAAACttggacgaagaagaagaaaaagaagcgTTTACAAAAGTAACAGACGCTACAGATGTTCAAAGTGagaataaaagaagagataaaataaaagtaccattaaaatcaaaaacagTAACCAAATATGCCGATCTGTTTATGTTAAGTGACAATGAAAGATCCACCGACTCAGAGGAAGAGCgctttgatgaagattaTGGAGAACAACCGCTCAAAGAAAATTCAAGCAGAAACAAGCTTTTATATTCAAACCTGAGTCCAGAAGGCTCTATGAGTGTAACGCCTACAAAGCTCAGATCACCAAAAAGATACATGGACGTCTTAAGCCTTAATAACACACCTTACGCATTCAAGACTCCCGAAAGAAAGACAATGTCTTCTCCATTACATCAACCGTTAAAATACCATGGTATCAGTAGTGCATTAGATAACGAAGTTCAAGGGAGCATGAGTACACTGTACTACATcgatgaagttgatgaGGATCAGTTCATCGAAAATTCATTAGATTCAGAAGATTATTATCTTGATGAAATCAATGGAATACCGGAGGACTATGAATTTTCAGATACGGAATCAGAACCTGTTCAGACAGTTTCACCATTCCGTCCATTAAATAGGGCCAATTTCGGTGCATTTAGAAGAACACACAGCTACTCAGACAAACCCCAAGGTGTACTGAAAGAAAATACTCCTGTGAAGTACAAATTAGAAATTAAGAACAAGACAGTGACTTTTTTCGATCATAATGCTGTACAGAGGTCTTATTCCGACCCATTTAGTTCGCTTATCTCAACCAACTCAAAAAACTTAGATAAAAACAACGAAGATCAAATATTGGATAATAGAGGGCTTGGCGTCCCTGTTACTCCTAGCAACTCTTTCACGAAACCTTCACCTAACTTCACCCAAAATGCTTCCCTAAGCCCAATCCAAGAATCTACAACATCTTCAGATGCTTCTCCCAGGCCCCTATGA
- the YPT31 gene encoding Rab family GTPase YPT31: protein MQGEDYGYDYDYLFKIVLIGDSGVGKSNLLSRFTANEFNLDSKTTIGVEFATRTIEVEGKKIKAQIWDTAGQERYRAITTAYYRAAVGALIVYDITKSSSYENCNHWLAELKQNADENVAVGLIGNKSDLDHKRAVPTDEARNYAQENQLLFTETSALNADNVDEAFRALITAIYQMICKNQLDLNDTSGNNANAPKGPTISLTPAPNEKHKKSSNNCC from the exons ATGCAAGGAGAGGATTACGGATACGACTACGACTACTTGTTCAAGA TTGTACTCATCGGAGATTCAGGTGTTGGTAAGTCAAACCTTCTTTCGAGATTTACAGCAAATGAGTTCAATCTTGACTCAAAGACTACGATCGGCGTTGAATTCGCTACAAGGACTATCGAAgtggaaggaaaaaaaataaaggcTCAAATTTGGGATACCGCAGGTCAGGAACGTTACCGTGCAATTACAACAGCGTACTATAGAGCTGCTGTTGGTGCTTTAATAGTGTACGATATTACAAAGTCTAGCTCCTATGAAAATTGTAACCACTGGTTGGCCGAATTAAAGCAAAACGCCGATGAGAACGTTGCTGTTGGACTTATTGGTAACAAATCTGATTTAGATCATAAGCGTGCAGTTCCTACTGATGAAGCTAGAAACTATGCACAAGAAAACCAACTACTTTTCACAGAAACTAGTGCGTTGAATGCTGATAATGTCGACGAAGCTTTTAGAGCTTTAATCACCGCTATCTACCAAATGATCTGCAAAAATCAACTGGATTTGAATGACACTTCCGGAAACAACGCAAATGCACCAAAAGGACCTACTATCTCGTTGACTCCTGCTCCAAATGAAAAACACAAGAAAAGCTCCAACAACTGTTgttaa
- the NCS6 gene encoding Ncs6p, which translates to MFTPPTDPKKPAKVKVSQLCELCHARKAVMRRPKNLQKICKECFFLVFETEIHNTIVSNNLFQKGERIAVGASGGKDSTVLAYVLKLLNERYNYGVEIVLLSIDEGIVGYRDDSLATVKRNQIQYNLPLEIVSYKELYDWTMDEIVACAGIRNSCTYCGVFRRQALDRGAEKLNIHHVVTGHNADDMAETVLMNILRGDVARLEKSTAIITQSAGSPIKRSKPFKYSYQKEIVLYAHYKKLDYFSTECSYAPEAFRGTARELMKNLEAIRPSCIIDIIHSGETLKLKPKKVKRAPPPKHIEVRSDGSVSLQNEFIDGNRCERCGYLSSNRICKACMLLEGLAQNRAKLELENYAELSSGAAKLTRTLEKLSF; encoded by the coding sequence ATGTTCACTCCTCCTACAGATCCAAAAAAACCAGCAAAAGTCAAGGTTTCACAACTTTGTGAGCTCTGCCATGCCAGAAAGGCAGTAATGAGGAGACCAAAAAATCTACAGAAAATCTGCAAAGAATGTTTCTTCCTTGTATTTGAGACTGAAATCCATAATACTATTGTCTCGAACAATTTATTTCAGAAAGGTGAACGTATAGCTGTTGGGGCTTCTGGAGGTAAAGATTCCACAGTTTTAGCGTACGTATTAAAACTTTTAAATGAGCGCTACAATTATGGAGTGGaaattgttcttttgaGTATAGATGAAGGTATTGTAGGGTATCGAGACGACTCTTTAGCCACTGTGAAGAGGAATCAAATACAGTATAATTTACCTTTGGAAATTGTCTCCTACAAGGAACTTTATGATTGGACCATGGATGAAATTGTAGCATGTGCTGGTATTAGAAATAGCTGTACTTACTGTGGGGTATTTCGAAGACAAGCACTAGATAGAGGCGCAGAAAAGCTAAATATTCATCATGTGGTGACAGGACACAACGCTGATGATATGGCGGAAACTGTTCTAATGAACATATTACGTGGTGATGTCGCTAGATTAGAGAAATCCACTGCAATTATCACTCAAAGTGCGGGTTCGCCAATCAAAAGATCTAAGCCATTCAAGTACTCATatcaaaaggaaattgTTCTTTACGCACACTACAAAAAGCTAGACTACTTTTCGACGGAATGTTCATATGCGCCAGAAGCATTTAGAGGTACAGCAAGAGAACTTATGAAGAATTTGGAAGCCATAAGACCAAGCTGCATAATAGATATAATACACAGTGGAGAAACCCTAAAGCTCAAACCAAAGAAGGTGAAAAGAGCTCCGCCTCCTAAACACATAGAGGTACGGTCCGATGGCTCCGTATCACTACAAAATGAGTTTATAGATGGCAACAGGTGTGAAAGGTGCGGTTATTTATCAAGCAATAGGATCTGCAAGGCCTGTATGCTTTTAGAAGGCCTAGCACAAAATAGAGCAAAGCTCGAGCTTGAAAATTATGCCGAACTTAGTAGTGGTGCCGCAAAGCTTACTAGAACTCTGGAAAAACTAAGCTTCTAA
- the SNX41 gene encoding Snx41p: protein MNVFDGSEEEDNNPFSGTTHLYASGIAAVTDARDDYDFPEPALNFESNSDSNIEHSRTDVPNVIAEADERELDVEDDTLHSWKFATSELSRNSVFETSYMNLSHGEDAPEAIRIIDAGQYKDGYGKYAIGYKIEFGGIVVTRRYSEFDSLRQSLCRLLPTIIIPPIPSKHPIIKYIFNPLHVEKDIRTINRRQRLLARFLNNCHKVQEIRDHVVFQKFLNPEYFWKEVLSSPPISILPMNNLLAPPLNPTKPSPLHLLLPTPSTLTMHRRDELIAANDETEKKFVKYNSDLVKLKEILQPLHKTGRNIRTNIQNYSNVLSELGAYFNAYSLENSVFQVVSLIDQMNRLSMGIEKIGQSIDVSYVSTELLSEGIVFILEERTKEMLQFIHEAQRVLQFRNFKQEQYYTIEKTIKKRQLRIKQLKEADEQSIRLGEALKLNAEESPTVAQALESISQNSTKKQPTDPQFIDIIKSKIPSNGKSPSSSSSNELEPHLLTQDERASQVNKLERELEKLHECFRLIEKDLQQVNKSMQGSLNHLDEYFKETWHMILRDLCHHIVSWLKDCSQSWHSTKQAIDSI, encoded by the coding sequence ATGAATGTATTCGATGGCTCTGAAGAGGAAGATAACAATCCTTTCAGTGGAACTACGCATCTTTATGCTTCAGGGATTGCGGCAGTGACGGATGCGAGAGATGATTATGACTTCCCAGAGCCTGCACTGAACTTTGAAAGCAATAGTGATTCAAATATAGAGCATTCAAGAACCGATGTACCAAATGTAATAGCGGAAGCAGATGAGCGGGAACTAGATGTAGAAGATGACACATTACATTCATGGAAGTTTGCAACCTCCGAGTTATCAAGAAATAGCGTTTTTGAGACATCTTATATGAACCTTTCACACGGGGAAGACGCACCAGAAGCTATACGCATCATAGACGCAGGTCAATATAAAGATGGATACGGTAAATATGCTATTGGATACAAAATTGAATTTGGCGGCATCGTGGTTACAAGGAGGTATTCAGAATTTGATTCATTAAGGCAGTCTCTCTGTAGGTTATTACCAACGATTATTATTCCTCCAATTCCTTCTAAACATccaattatcaaatatatctttaaTCCTTTACACGTCGAGAAAGATATCAGAACTATTAATAGGAGGCAACGACTACTTGCGaggttcttgaacaattgTCATAAAGTACAAGAAATAAGAGATCATGTAGTATttcaaaagtttttgaacCCCGAATacttttggaaagaagtttTGAGCTCACCCCCTATTTCAATTTTGCCAATGAATAATCTATTAGCCCCTCCTTTAAATCCAACCAAGCCTAGTCCTCTTCACTTACTGTTACCAACCCCTAGTACCTTAACAATGCACAGGAGGGATGAGCTAATAGCGGCAAATGatgaaacagaaaagaagttcgTAAAATACAACTCTGATCTTGTAAAGCTTAAAGAAATTTTACAACCTTTACACAAAACTGGTAGAAATATCAGAACGAACATACAGAATTATTCTAACGTCTTATCTGAACTTGGCGCTTACTTCAATGCTTACAGTTTGGAAAATAGCGTGTTTCAAGTTGTATCTCTTATTGATCAGATGAACAGATTATCGATGGGAATTGAGAAGATTGGCCAATCAATTGATGTGAGTTATGTTAGCACAGAACTATTGAGCGAGggtattgtttttattcttgAGGAAAGAACGAAGGAAATGCTTCAATTTATTCACGAGGCACAGAGAGTATTGCAGTTTAGAAACTTCAAGCAAGAGCAATACTATACTATAgagaaaacaataaaaaagagacaGCTCCGAATCAAGCAATTAAAGGAAGCCGATGAACAATCCATAAGACTCGGTGAAGCTTTGAAACTGAATGCCGAAGAATCGCCTACAGTCGCCCAAGCACTTGAGTCGATTTCGCAGAATTCGACCAAGAAACAACCTACAGATCCACaatttattgatattataaAGTCAAAAATACCATCAAATGGAAAATCACCCTCGTCATCGTCTTCCAATGAACTGGAACCTCATTTGTTAACACAAGATGAGAGGGCTTCTCAGGTAAACAAGTTAGAAAGGGAACTAGAAAAGCTACACGAATGTTTTAGACTCATTGAAAAGGACCTGCAACAAGTTAATAAATCAATGCAAGGTTCTTTAAACCATCTTGATGAATACTTCAAGGAAACCTGGCATATGATACTTCGTGACCTCTGCCATCACATTGTGTCCTGGTTGAAGGATTGCTCCCAATCATGGCACAGCACAAAACAGGCAATAGATAGTATATAA
- the FIR1 gene encoding Fir1p, with amino-acid sequence MVVYSTPTKASQSMEKPHSCLKHQYQQSMDKSPFQIGHKTSQSQVRFSLPVKESDSEDTESRYEEDEYNQNVDGQYYSERENCRNSKDMLQAHYLGNERNSLSDTYQSGSPNKIVYPTSVSSKEELPTFVDYSNKVNVPVPKELWECHVVQQSQNSKELFGGHNVTPNGSPRRPHSRTNSLQSIIVETIETYKPKQNTGNVLNLQDKPILFPDNDMQSELYIRPDSPMNKYEVPIPLQIHLPPYLSPTNEHKKRNSLVFDGEGYSVYLGDNSTNNSDVSLKDIISDEDDEITDISIPSAENNLSFTIDGNDVDRKLGIDSDANVDLKKQVRNLRKYDIQGSKKSIRKDKPLPSIVVSEQEDTKIRDKATPKKILENNIILDTPVQKHGRTDINEIHPEVIEKENVSTSVSKKVRESSHNISSNKTSALNGREINDVSKIALEILATPTKEITIPEIDDIPRSSTKNGTLAFFDRLPDSNIYEESNNTKNHGSNELNTHFKFPSVGSIKMDDSDFVKTNERLDSNIDKRREKLRQRVNIKGHTHTRSRSIHTDIDMTEIMNSVHEPSLRATNISSPHIPKRSPLRPPSQLSLRESNFHKNETHMLQAAHNLSSDAAGRSNKYVEAVHNTSSDYSDNDNFSFANSSEIVPQTDVMEGPNDKENSTSSNSTQHKKDLAILNDTKTQTPFVHKESILNPNEILKSQVEICEPKPLSTIYSFANSDNDLLKIPTSLISDSNGVINRKGSLLDPATKLSNPMKTSSQSSYESELSKYSYPSVSTALTDPIAIEIQSKPLYDNRQLYENPNKLTQNSLRPTDNFNCSPGERRRNLSDPNISEKDIQKEFTIVEEHDGKMVEVIVLDDDVPTQNISKELYSKKAISKRKSLEIVDLCEKTAEDLKDLIYELTTEEQKKNIIPNLKSLPPLPSQFLREHKVAHQKEMNLEKQKRYMERLQGIRR; translated from the coding sequence ATGGTGGTTTATTCCACACCAACGAAAGCATCTCAATCGATGGAGAAACCACATTCTTGTTTGAAACATCAATACCAACAGTCAATGGATAAAAGTCCCTTTCAAATAGGCCATAAGACAAGTCAATCACAGGTGAGGTTTTCCTTACCGGTAAAAGAATCAGACTCGGAAGATACCGAGAGTAGATACGAGGAAGATGAGTACAATCAAAACGTCGATGGACAATACTATagtgaaagagaaaattgCAGGAATAGCAAGGACATGTTACAGGCACATTATTTAGGTAATGAGAGGAATTCATTATCAGATACTTACCAATCTGGGTCTCCAAACAAGATAGTGTATCCTACTTCAGTTAGCAGTAAAGAAGAGCTGCCAACCTTCGTTGACTATTCTAACAAGGTCAATGTACCCGTTCCAAAAGAGCTTTGGGAGTGTCatgttgttcaacaaagccaaaattcaaaagaattatTTGGAGGACATAATGTTACTCCTAATGGCTCTCCTCGAAGGCCCCATTCAAGAACTAATTCGTTACAATCAATAATTGTGGAAACAATAGAAACTtacaaaccaaaacaaaatacaGGAAATGTATTGAATTTACAGGATAAACCGATATTATTTCCTGATAACGATATGCAGTCAGAGTTGTATATCAGACCTGATTCCCCGATGAACAAGTATGAAGTTCCAATACCTTTGCAAATACACCTACCTCCATACCTGTCACCCACAAACGAACACAAAAAACGTAATAGTTTAGTGTTCGATGGAGAAGGGTATTCCGTTTACCTAGGAGATAATTCAACAAACAACTCAGATGTTTCACTAAAAGATATTATTtctgatgaagacgatgaaaTAACAGACATTTCTATTCCATCAGCGGAAAACAATCTGTCTTTCACCATTGATGGCAATGACGTAGACAGGAAATTAGGTATTGATAGTGATGCAAATGTTGACCTGAAAAAACAAGTTAGAAACCTGAGGAAATACGATATTCAGGGATCCAAAAAATCTATTAGAAAAGATAAACCACTTCCGTCCATTGTCGTGagtgaacaagaagataCGAAGATCAGAGATAAGGCcacaccaaaaaaaattctcGAAAACAACATCATCCTTGATACTCCAGTGCAAAAACATGGAAGAACGGATATTAATGAAATTCATCCAGAAGTTatagaaaaagaaaatgtttCTACATCAGTATCCAAAAAAGTTAGGGAGAGTAGTCATAACATCAGCAGTAATAAAACTTCCGCCTTAAATGGTAGGGAAATAAATGATGTCAGTAAAATTGCATTGGAGATACTGGCAACTCCGACTAAGGAAATCACAATACCGGAAATTGACGATATCCCACGCTCAAGTACCAAAAATGGAACTTTAGCATTCTTTGACAGATTACCAGATAGTAATATTTATGAAGAGTCCAATAATACAAAGAACCATGGAAGTAATGAGCTTAATACGCATTTCAAATTTCCTTCAGTAGGATCAATAAAAATGGATGACAGTGATTTTGTAAAAACAAACGAACGTTTAGACTCGAATATTGATAAGAGAAGGGAAAAGCTAAGGCAGAGAGTTAATATCAAAGGACATACCCATACAAGATCCAGAAGCATTCATACTGATATTGATATGACAGAAATAATGAATTCTGTTCATGAACCGTCATTGAGGGCTACTAACATATCTTCGCCTCATATCCCCAAAAGGTCTCCTTTACGCCCTCCAAGTCAATTAAGCTTACGGGAGAGTAATTTCCACAAGAATGAGACCCATATGCTACAAGCTGCTCATAATCTCAGTAGTGATGCAGCTGGTAGAAGTAATAAATATGTGGAAGCAGTTCATAATACATCATCTGACTATAGTGACAATGATAACTTTAGTTTCGCCAACAGTTCAGAAATAGTTCCACAGACTGATGTTATGGAGGGGCCTAATGATAAGGAAAATTCCACATCTTCAAATAGCACCCAGCATAAAAAAGACTTGGCTATATTAAATGATACAAAGACACAAACACCTTTCGTCCATAAAGAAAGCATTTTGAATCCTAATGAAATATTAAAATCGCAGGTTGAGATCTGTGAACCAAAACCACTTTCTACTATATACTCGTTCGCGAATAGTGATAATGACTTACTGAAAATCCCAACATCACTGATATCGGATAGCAATGGTGTTATCAACAGAAAAGGTTCTCTCCTCGATCCGGCTACAAAGTTATCCAATCCTATGAAGACTAGCAGCCAGTCATCTTATGAATCTGAACTCTCAAAATATTCGTATCCAAGTGTTTCGACAGCTCTTACAGATCCAATTGCAATCGAAATTCAAAGTAAACCACTCTACGATAACCGCCAATTATATGAGAATCCGAATAAATTAACCCAGAATAGTCTGAGACCAACAGATAATTTCAACTGTTCACCTGGAGAGCGTAGGAGAAATTTATCAGATCCTAACATCTCTGAAAAGGACATTCAGAAGGAATTCACAATAGTTGAAGAACATGATGGCAAAATGGTTGAAGTCATTGTtttagatgatgatgtacCCACTCAAAATATATCCAAAGAACTTTATTCGAAGAAAGCtatttccaaaagaaaatctcTCGAGATTGTGGATCTTTGCGAGAAGACAGCAGAAGATCTGAAAGATTTAATTTACGAACTTACCACGGAggagcaaaaaaaaaacataataCCTAATTTGAAATCACTCCCACCACTCCCAAGTCAATTTCTTCGCGAACACAAAGTAGCTCACCAGAAGGAAATGAACcttgaaaaacaaaaacgcTACATGGAAAGGCTCCAAGGAATACGTCGATGA